The following are encoded together in the Ranitomeya imitator isolate aRanImi1 chromosome 4, aRanImi1.pri, whole genome shotgun sequence genome:
- the LOC138674790 gene encoding olfactory receptor 5G9-like, with the protein MCDVNQTQVTQIRLLGFQSLSEYKPLLFLLLTLSYICILGGNLLIILLVTIIPQLKTPMFFLLKHLSIADVLLATCFIPMMLDIMFVEEGVLSLWGCLTQLYFFGIFCGLPCFLIAIMSYDRYLAICHPLRYSSLISPDLCIRLVIGAWFLVIVLTSSEFLVYVQFNFCGLNYMDHFFCDFGPLMELATSDISIVILQDFVCSIFVVFFPFVFIIVTYFCIFFTILNISYGRRKAFSTCSSHLTTVCAYYGTLIAVYMTPSDESSSNTSKYKTLLYIVVTPLMNPIIYSLRNNEIRRAMQKMRYIFVNKISLNVQLSGNM; encoded by the coding sequence atgtgtgatgtgaaTCAGACACAAGTCACTCAGATACGTCTTCTTGGATTCCAAAGTCTATCCGAATACAAACCTCTTCTATTCCTTCTGCTTACCCTGAGTTACATATGTATACTGGGAGGGAATCTTCTCATTATCCTTCTAGTGACCATCATTCCCCAACTCAAAACTCCAATGTTTTTCTTACTGAAGCATTTATCCATAGCAGATGTCTTACTGGCCACCTGCTTTATCCCCATGATGTTAGACATTATGTTTGTTGAGGAAGGAGTTTTGTCCCTTTGGGGTTGTCTGACACAGCTTTATTTCTTTGGTATATTTTGTGGTCTTCCATGTTTCCTCATTGCCATTATGTCTTATGATCGGTATTTGGCCATTTGTCATCCGTTacgatattcctcactaataagtcCAGATCTTTGCATTCGACTTGTTATCGGAgcctggtttttggtcattgtgcTCACTTCAAGTGAGTTCCTTGTTTATGTTCAGTTTAACTTCTGTGGCTTGAATTACATGGATCATTTCTTTTGTGACTTTGGTCCCTTAATGGAATTGGCCACTTCAGACATTTCCATTGTAATATTGCAAGACTTTGTTTGTAGCATCTTTGTGgttttttttccatttgttttcATCATTGTTACTTACTTTTGCATTTTCTTTACGATCCTTAACATTTCTTATGGTAGAAGAAAAGCCTTCTCCACATGTAGCTCCCACCTGACCACAGTATGTGCATATTACGGCACCCTAATCGCAGTCTACATGACTCCATCTGATGAGAGCTCATCCAATACCAGCAAATACAAAACCCTGTTGTATATAGTAGTTACACCATTGATGAATCCTATTATCTACAGTCTGAGGAACAATGAGATTAGAAGAGCTATGCAAAAGATGAGATATATTTTTGTAAACAAAATTAGTTTAAATGTTCAGCTCAGTGGTAATATGTGA